The sequence CAACCAGTTCGCGCTGCTGTTCGTTGTATTCCTGCTGGATGATTTTCCGAACCGCTTGCTTTTCCTCTTCGTTGAGGCCTTGTTGCAACTCCTTGTAGTTGGGCTTTTCATCCACGCCCGGCCCAATCCACGAAGGGGGGGCGATATCCGTGGCCGGGGTGAGAATCCGGTCGACCACCTCTTCCATCGGCCGGTTCTCGGCGGCCTCGATTTGCTCCGGGGTTGCGCCAAAACCGGATCGGGCCAGCAGGTGCGCGGCGCGCTTGCTGTTCCATTTCTCTGGGGATAGCTGCTTCATGACGGATGCTCCTTCCAATGGGATGACGAGGGTCGCTGGAAATATCGGACAATTCAATGTTTAAAACATGATCGCGTATCACCATGTATTGCGCCGGGGAAAACGCAATTCCCGGGGCAGGCCACGTAACCATCCACGGCCGTGGATGGTTCCGTGGCCTGTGCGGGAAGTCGATGGGAAGAATTGGCTTTATATTTTCCGGCCAATCGAAATAATGGTCGATCAACCATTGGGAATCTTGATGCGGCATACCCGTTTATCCATTTTAATAGTGTTTTCGCTGTTGTTCGCCCTAGGGGCGGTTGCGCAGAATGCGGTTCCAAAACCGGAGAGTACGCGCCTGCCGAACATACGGGCATCGCTGGACGACGGTTTTTATGTGCTGGCCGAGCAGCAGGCCCGGGGCGTGTTGCGCTCGGAGGAACCGAACCCGGATGATGTCCGCGAGGCGGTGCTGCTGCTCTCGCATGCCTTGTGGGGGCAAAAGCGATATTCCGAAATGCTGGAGTTGTTGAAGGAATACGACGGAGAACCGGGCTATGTCTACTGGCGGGCCCGCGCCAACTTCGAATTGCGGAAATACAGCGTGGCGCTCAAGGAACTGGCCAAGGGCGGCGAGGCCATGGCGCAAAGCCGCTACGCCCCCTCGGCCCTGCGGCTCCGGGCAAGCATGGAGCTGAAAAACGGAAAGCTCGATGAGGCCGAAGCGTCCTACCTGCAATTTTCCAAGGCGTTTCCCCAGCATCGCGACCGCATCGAAAACCAATTTGATCTGGCGGCGGTCTACACCCGGCAAAAGCGCATTCCCGAAGCGATTGCCATCTATGAGGCGCTGGCGAAAGAGAGCGGCGCACAGGCCACGCAACGGGCCCGGCTCAAGCTGGCGCACGTGCTTTACACCCAAGGCGGGCAGGAAAATTTCGATCCCGCCCGCGACCTGCTGGCCGGACTGGCCACGAACCAGCAGACGCGCCTGGCCTACCGCATCGATGCCTATGTCGACCTCGCTGCGCTCGAAGAAACGGCGGGCCGGCAGGAGCCGTCGGTGGCGGCCATGCGCCGGGCCATCCTGCTTTCACCCGATGCCCGCCAGCGGGTGCCGCTAAAGATGTCGCTCGCACGCATGCTGCTGCGGGAAGGCGACACGGGCGGGGCGCTCAAGGTGCTCGAAGAGTGCCGTGCGGAAGCCCCGAACGAAACCATTGCCGCAGAACTTCAACTGGAAAAGGCCGGCGCGCTCCTGCAGGCCAAACGCTATGCGGAAGCCGACGAAGCCTATCAGGTTTATCTGGATGTCGCCGTCGATCCGGACGGATTGGCCAAGGCCTATTTCGGCAAAGGGGTTGCCCTGTGGTCGATCGAACCGGGGCGCTATGCCGAGGCCGCCGTGGTGCTCGACAAGGCGGTGAACGAGCTGAAGCTGCCCGCCGACAAGGCCGCTGCACTGTTCAAGTCCGGCGATGCCTACTACAAGGCCGGGAAATACGAGGATGCCGAAAAACGCTACAAGGATTTCATTACCCAGTATTCCGATTCGGAGAACGTGCCGAACGCGCTCTACCAGCAAGGGCTGGCGCTGGCGCGCGGCGGCAAGCGGCCCGAGGCCCTCCAGGTGTTCCAGACGCTGGAGCAGAACCATGCCTCCAGCGGGTTCGCCGAAAAGGCGGCACTGCGGGCCGCGGACGTTTTGTGGGCGAGCCAGAAATGGGAGGAGGTGCTGGCGAAATACACGCTGATCGGCCAGACCTATACCAACAGCCCGGCCACCCAGGCGCTCAGCGAGCACCAGCGGGGAATCGCCCTCTACAAGCTTCGGCAGTTCCCGGAAGCGCAGAAGGCCTTCGAGAGCGTGATGGCCAACTATCCGCAGAGCGAGCACGTTCCCCAGGCCACCTACCTGCGCGGCTTCAGCCTCGCCTGGCAGGGGAAAACCGAGGAGGGCGTCAAGACCTGCCAGGACTTCATCGAAACCTATCCCGACTCCGAATGGACACCGGAGGTGATTTTCTGGTTGGCGGAACACCACTTCAACCAAGGCAACTATACGGATGCAGAACCGCTCTTCCTGCGGATCGCCGCCGACTTCAAGGGCAACCGCCTGGCGCCGCGGGCGCTCTATTGGGCCGGGCGCTGCGCCTCGGCGCAGTCGAGCTATGTGACGGCGATCGAGCGCTATTCGGAGATCGCCAAGAACTATCCCGAAAGCGAGATCCTGCCGCAGACCCGCTTTGCCCAGGGCGATGCCTTGACCGAGCTCGGCGAGTTTGCCCGCGCCATCCTGGCCTTCGAGGAAATCATCAAGAACTATCCGGAGAGCTATCTGGTGAACGGGGCCTGGGGGCGCAAGGGCGGTTGCCAGTTTACGCTGGCGAGCGACAACCCGGCGCGCTATGCCGAGGCCATGAACTCCTACCAGGCCATCCTCGACCGCGCCTCCGCGCCGGTGGCGCTCAAGCTCGAGGCCGAATACTGGATTGGGCGTTGCCTCGAAAAAACCAATGTGCCCGACAAAGCCTTCAGCCGCTACATGAACGTGGTCTACACCTTCATCAACGACAATGTGGAGCATTCTCCCTATAGCGTGATCTGGTTCACCCGCTCCGCATTCGGGGCGGCGACGCTCAAGGAAAAGGAAAAGGCCTGGAAGGAAGCGGTGCAAGTCTACGAACGCGTCATCCAGGCCAATGTGCCGGCCAAGGACGAGGCGGCCAAGCGCATCGAAAAAATCAAGGCGGACAATTGGCTGATGTTTCAGCAAGCAGAGGAGACGGAATAATGTGGGAACTGATGGTTAAAGGTGGATGGATCATGTGGCCGCTCCTGGTATGCAGCGTGGCGGCGGCCATCCTGTTCCTGGAACGCGTGTTCCATCTGCACCGCGCCCAGATCAAGCAGGACGATTTCCTCAGCGGCATCTACACCATTGTCAACCGCGGCAATACCACCGAGGCCGTATCGATTTGCGATCAAACCCCCGGCCCCGTCGCGCACATCGTCCGCACCGGGTTGCTGCATGCCGATGAGCCGCCGGAGGAACTCAAGCAAACCATCACCAAGGCCGGACTCGGGGAAATCCCGCGCCTGGAAAAAAACCTGGGCGGCTTGCTGACCATTGCACAGGTCTCGCCGCTGCTGGGATTGATGGGCACGGTCATCGGGCTGGTCCGTGTTTTCATGGCCATGCAGCAGAATGCTCCCCTGGCCGAGATCGGCGATCTTTCCGGAGGTATTTGGCAGGCACTCACCACCACCGCCTTTGGATTGGGCGTTTCGATTCCATCCTTTGCCGGCTACAACTTCCTGCTCAGCCGGGTGGAGACCATCACGCTGAACATGGAATATGCCGCCGAGGAGGTCTATCGCTTCCTCGTCTACGACCGAAGCAGCCCAACGGGGGAATCCGGCGATGAAACCCTTTGACCCGCACGCCAAAAGCCAGCAGCTGCGCCGCTTCAAGCCAACGCGCAAGCCCGCCGGGGTGTTCACCATTAGCGTGGCTTTCAGCGATGCGGCGCTCTTGGCGCTGGCCTTCTTCCTGGCCGTTTCTCCCTTTGTCATGCAACCGGGAATCAATATCAGCCTGCCGGAATCCGCGTTCAGCGGCGGTGCGCGTTTCGAGTCGATGGTGCTCTCCATCACACGCGGAGGGTGGTTCTATTTCGACGATGAACGCCTCGACCTCGACCGCCTTGCCCTGGCCCTGGAATCCGCGGCCGGCAAGCACCGCGGTTCGCCGCTGATCATCGAGGCCGATGAACGCGTGGCGCATGGAACCGTGATCAAGGCGTGGAACGCCGCAATGGATGCCGGCATCTCCGAAGTCTCAATCGCCACGAAAATCGCCGCCGTCGAGGAGCCTGTGCAATGACCCACCCCCCCTCCAACAGGGGATTGCTATGGGCGGCATTGGTTGGTGTTGCTGCACATCTGTTGCTTTTTGTTGTCC is a genomic window of Pontiella desulfatans containing:
- a CDS encoding tetratricopeptide repeat protein, translating into MRHTRLSILIVFSLLFALGAVAQNAVPKPESTRLPNIRASLDDGFYVLAEQQARGVLRSEEPNPDDVREAVLLLSHALWGQKRYSEMLELLKEYDGEPGYVYWRARANFELRKYSVALKELAKGGEAMAQSRYAPSALRLRASMELKNGKLDEAEASYLQFSKAFPQHRDRIENQFDLAAVYTRQKRIPEAIAIYEALAKESGAQATQRARLKLAHVLYTQGGQENFDPARDLLAGLATNQQTRLAYRIDAYVDLAALEETAGRQEPSVAAMRRAILLSPDARQRVPLKMSLARMLLREGDTGGALKVLEECRAEAPNETIAAELQLEKAGALLQAKRYAEADEAYQVYLDVAVDPDGLAKAYFGKGVALWSIEPGRYAEAAVVLDKAVNELKLPADKAAALFKSGDAYYKAGKYEDAEKRYKDFITQYSDSENVPNALYQQGLALARGGKRPEALQVFQTLEQNHASSGFAEKAALRAADVLWASQKWEEVLAKYTLIGQTYTNSPATQALSEHQRGIALYKLRQFPEAQKAFESVMANYPQSEHVPQATYLRGFSLAWQGKTEEGVKTCQDFIETYPDSEWTPEVIFWLAEHHFNQGNYTDAEPLFLRIAADFKGNRLAPRALYWAGRCASAQSSYVTAIERYSEIAKNYPESEILPQTRFAQGDALTELGEFARAILAFEEIIKNYPESYLVNGAWGRKGGCQFTLASDNPARYAEAMNSYQAILDRASAPVALKLEAEYWIGRCLEKTNVPDKAFSRYMNVVYTFINDNVEHSPYSVIWFTRSAFGAATLKEKEKAWKEAVQVYERVIQANVPAKDEAAKRIEKIKADNWLMFQQAEETE
- a CDS encoding MotA/TolQ/ExbB proton channel family protein, with amino-acid sequence MWELMVKGGWIMWPLLVCSVAAAILFLERVFHLHRAQIKQDDFLSGIYTIVNRGNTTEAVSICDQTPGPVAHIVRTGLLHADEPPEELKQTITKAGLGEIPRLEKNLGGLLTIAQVSPLLGLMGTVIGLVRVFMAMQQNAPLAEIGDLSGGIWQALTTTAFGLGVSIPSFAGYNFLLSRVETITLNMEYAAEEVYRFLVYDRSSPTGESGDETL
- a CDS encoding ExbD/TolR family protein, which encodes MKPFDPHAKSQQLRRFKPTRKPAGVFTISVAFSDAALLALAFFLAVSPFVMQPGINISLPESAFSGGARFESMVLSITRGGWFYFDDERLDLDRLALALESAAGKHRGSPLIIEADERVAHGTVIKAWNAAMDAGISEVSIATKIAAVEEPVQ